The DNA sequence ACCACGCCCGGCGGTTACCGCTTGGGCCGCGTTTCACTCGACGCCGAGGAGTTCCTGACGAGCGGTGACACCCGCTTGTGGCGCGGTCCGTACTTGACGGGCCTTCAAGTCGACACGAGCGAGGTGATCGTCGGGGAAGCGTTGCACGCCGCGCTGCGCGAGCGAACCGAGGCGATCTTGCACGACGATCCGACCGAAGCGGCGCGCGTCGCTCGGCTGTTGCTGACCGCCGACCCGTACGACCGCGCCGCGCTGCACCTCGCCTTGCGAGCCCTTCGCGGCAGTCGGAACCACAAAAGCCTGAGTCGGACGTACCACTTGGCGCGCGTCCGCTTCGAGGACGTCGGCGAGCACCTTCCCGAGCGCTGGGCGGATTTCTTGGCGCAGCCGATCGGCGCGGCTCCCTGATTCTCTGACGCGCGTCTCGCGCACCTCGGATCACCCTCGAGAGGAAAGGAGGGGCGATCCGGGCTTGTTTCGGGGTCGAAGTACGCGCTCGCCCATCGGCACGTCGCCATGTCATGTGAGCCCTCGGTCCACGCGCGGCTCACCGCAAAGAACGCAAAGAACCGGAGACGACATGAACAACCACGTCGCGTCCCTCGGCGTCGTGCTCCTCGGGCTCGTCGCGTCGCTCGCCCACGCGCAAACGTCATCGCAGACGTACTACCGGCTGCAACTCAAATCCAACGGGCAGTACCTCGACGCCGATCACTGCACGGCCACCATCGGCCTCAATCCGGGTTCGACGTACGCGGCGGGCGCTTGCCAAGCTTGGCGTCTGGTCTCGGCGGGCGGCGGGTGGTACCGACTGCAACTCAAGTCCAACGGCCAGTACCTCGACGCGGCGTACTGCTCGGCGCCCATCACCCTCAACCCCGGCTCGACGTACGCGGACGGAGCGTGTCAATTGTGGCGTCTCGTGCCCGCCGGCAATGGTTGGAGCCGCCTTCAACTCAAGATCAACCTCAACTACCTCGACTTGAATCACTGCGAAGGACCGCTCGCCTTGAATCCCGGTTCGACCTACGCCAACGGCGACTGCCAATTGTGGCGGCTCGTGCGGATGCCCCGTCCTTGAACGGGACGCCGCGCGCCACGATGGCCGCTCCAGCTCGAAGACCGAAGGAGCTTGACGACGTGAATGAGGATGTTCCGGGGAAAGGTGGGGCGGGCACGAGCGGCGACGTGGCATACCGACTTTGCCCACGCTGCCTTCGAGCGGTCCCGCTCCACTCTCGCGAGCAGTACTGCGTGAACGACGGAGCGCGCCTCCTCGAAGGCTGCCCTCGGTGCGGCGAGCCGATCACCTCGCCGTACGCCCACTTCTGCGCGCGTTGCGGAGAAGCCTTGTCCTTTCGCGTCGACAACGACGCGGACTCCTACTTCAGGAGGTCGACGTGAACCGGATGCTCACCTTGGCGGTCGCCACGCTTTGCTCGCTCGTCGCCGCGGCCGGTTCGACGTACCGTGTCGTCACCAACGGCACCGTGACGACCGAGTCGGCCATCGTGGTCGACGGCAAGACGTACGTGCCCCTGACGGTCTTGGCGCGCCTCGGCGTGAAGAGTCAATTGGACGGCGGCATTTTGAACTTGACGTCCGCCTCGACCGTCACGCCAGGAGGTGCAAACGCCCGCGTCTCTCTGGAAGGCTGCCTCGGCCAAACCTTGTTCAACGGCGTCTGGCGACTCACCGTGAAAGCCGTTCGGCCCATCACGCGGTACGGAACGTATCCCGGGTACGGCTTGACGTTGGAGTGGAAAAACGGCACGACGCGGTCCATCGACGCTCTGAACACCGGCGTGAAGTCCGTTACGTTGGTGCTCGCCGACGGCACCACGCTGACGTCCGAGGACATCCAGAGCTTGCTGTACAAGAAGCTTCCGCAAGCCGCCGGGACGTCCTTGGAGCTTCCCTTCTACGCCGACGCGCCGAAAGCCGCCAATCAATTCGCGCGCCCCACGAAGTTGCTCGTCGAGATCGACGCGGCGCAAGCGGCGGCGTCCAACGTGGCCTACACCACGCCCACGCCAAGCTTCCGTGTGCTGCTGGACTGCAAGAAGTGAGCGCCTGCGCCCTGCCCTTTTCCTGGAGGTCTTGATGTTCACCCGCCTGAGAATGCTGATTGTGTGGAGCGCCGTTCTGCTGACCGCTTGTGGAGGTGGCCCATCGGGAACGCCCCCACCTCCGCCGCTTTCCGACCCGCTCGTCCAGGACAACGCGTGGACGGGTGGGCGGGTCGCCGAGGCGCAGCAGGTGACGCCCGAGGAATTTCGCCGTCAGGTCGCGTCGGGAGAGCTCGAACTCGTCTCGGCCGCCTCGCTCGCGCGAACGGCGGCGGCCCGGCAGCAGCAGTACCTGGAGGACCGAGCCTCCCTGAACAACTTGCCGAACAAGAGCCCCTTCCTCGTCGCCCTCTTGGCGGAAGCGAACGCCAAGCCGAACGTCGAAGTCGACCGGGTGGCAAAGCTGCCCGACGGCCGCGTGGTTCGCCTCAACGGCCTCGGCGTCCGGCTTCGCGAAGCCGTGGAAGCGCGCGAGGTTTCCGCCAGCGCGAGCAACGCCTTGCTCGACTACACCCGCTCGTACGCCTTGCTGCCTCCGGAATTTCAAGCGCAATCGGTTCGTCCCGACAGCTTGCGGGGCGAGTCGGCCGAGCGTATCAAGACCGCGTTGAGCGCCATGAACACCTTGCTCGGCGGCGCGAGCGATCTCGACGGCATTCGGCTCGCCTCGTCGGCCGACGAGCCTCTCAAGGCGGCGTTGAATGCGGGCAACGGGACGGACACCACGGGGTCTTGCGCGCCGCCTTCGGGGTTGTACGCGAGCTTCTGGTTCCCGCTCAAGAACTTCTTGTCTCCCATCAAAGACCAAGGGCGCCGTGGCACCTGCTGGGCCTTCACGACGGTCGCGGCCCTCGACAGCCGCGAAGCCGTGCAGCGGGGAGCGGTCTCCAACTTGTCCGAGCAATTCCTCGTGAACAAGGTCAAGCGGGATTGGGCCCCCTCGGACGACGAGGATGGCTACAACGCCGAAAAGGCGCTGCTGCTGCTGATCGTGAAAAGTCAGGTTCTACCCGGCGAGGCGGGGTGGACTTACAACCGCTCTCCGTCGCGTCCCGACGATTCGTACGCCAACTCGTGCGCCGGGTACAGCGGCACGTGCTCCGACACGGCGCATCAAAGCGAGCGCGTCTGCACAACGTTCATCTTCGACTTTTGCGGCTATCGACGCGTCACGTTCGGTGGGCCGGGCGTGGGCGCGAACTTGCCCGTTCAAGCGTGGAGCAGCGGCGACACCTTCGACCTCGATCGGTACCGGAACTTGTTGGCCAACGGTCACGCCCTCATGGCGAGCTTCACGGTCTACCGAGGCTTCATGGACGACGCGTCCACCGGAGACGGGTACGTCACGAACTTCGCCGCGAAGAAACTCGAAGGCGGCGTGGAAGTCGACGGGTCGTACGGCGGGCACGCGGTCTTGCTCGTCGGGTACGTCGACAACTTGTCGATCAGCGCCAATCCGCTGCTGCAAAACATTCCGCCCGCGCCTGGCGGCGGGTACTTCATCGCCAAGAATTCGTGGGGTTGCGTCACTCCCGGAGGGAGCAAGGTGGGTGACTCGGGGTACTGGTACGTGCCCGTGAAGTACGTCCAAGACTACTTCAACCGCTTGAGCTACCTCGACTTCGACGCGCAGCGTTCCGAGGCGTGGACGCGTGAGCAGGCGGCGCCCGGCGGGGGAGCCAGCATCACCGTGAAGGCCAATCCCAGCCGCGCCGACTTGCGCGTGCGAACGGACGTCTCCCAGTGGTTCACGGTCACGCATCCCGTCGCTCGAAGCGTCGACCTTCGCGTTAGCACCGACCGAGGCGAGAACATCTATCAAGGCAACTGGAACGTCGGGAGCGGCGTCTTCGGGCAAAATCTCTTTTTCGCCTTCGACACGCCCGGCCCACGCACCGTCACCGTCGTGGCCCGCGCGGGAACGATCGAAACACGGTCCAGCTTCATCACCAACGTCGTGAACACCTCACCGATCGTAATGATCACGTCGTCCGGAACGGCCCGGCAAGGCGAGCCGTTCCCCCTCGCCGCCAGCATCGCCGATCCCAACGAACCCGACCTGTCGCTCGTATGCGCTGCGACCCACTGGTCGGTGGACGCGCCCGACGTTCTGTCGGTGGGCACGGGCTGTCAAGTCAGCGTACGTTTCGGCGCGACTGGAAGCCGTCAAGTGCGCGTCAGCACGCAAGATCGGGACGGCGCCCCGGCCAGCGCCAGCGCGACCTTCTCGGTTCAAGCGCCACCCGTGAACCCCTATCCGCGCATCACGGCGGCGGGCGTGTTCGGACGCGACTTCGTGGGTGGCCTCCTCGGCTGCGCGAACAAGGCCGTGCCCAGCGGACAACTCATCGACTTGCGAGACGTGGCGTGCAACGCGGTCACCTTGCCTCGCTACTTCGCGGAAGTCACGGTCGAGAATCCGCAGAACGAGGCGCTCACGTACACGTGGACCTTGCGCTTCCGAAACACCATCACGGGCCGTACGGACGACGTGGCGCTTTCGGGAGCCACGCGGGCGAACCTCAGCGTGAAGTACGGCGGGCCGTTTCCGTGCAGCGTGATCGTGCAGGTGAACGCTCCGGAGCCGGCGCGCAGCAAGCAGCAGACCGTCTGGAGCGGCCAGTGCGACTCGGCGCTTCCTGACGTTCGCTGAAGTGTGCTCTCCCGCCGGACATCGTTCGGCGGGACTTTGGCCGGTCGCGTGACGACGCGCGCTTCCCAAGAGCGTCGACTCGTGCCCGTTCGATTCGAACGTCCGACCTGCTTCTGACGACCACATGGATTCGAACCATGATCGACGCGTCCGAAAGCGAGTCGAGCCGACCCTTCTCGATGACACCGAGTTAGGAAAGGCGTCCCAGGCGCGCTTTTCCTGTTACTTCAGGTTATCCTTCCATGTACAACCGCGACGCGGCAAGACAGACACGCGTCCGCTTCGCGGTTGGCGAATGCATACGCGACGCTTTCGTCCCGTACTTTCATGAAACATGACGCGCGTCCTGCTCGCCGTGGTGGCCTTGAGCTTACAGACGCCCACCGTCGCTCGAACGACGCTTGGCGTTCCGAGTGTCATCGATGGGGACACGCTCGACATCCGAGGCGTGCGCTTGCACGGCGTTGACGCGCCCGAGTCAAGTCGGACGTGCACGAAAGGCGGCCGAACGCATTCGCGTGGCCGAGAGGTCGCCAACGCGCTCGCCGAGAAGGTCCGCGACACGACCGTGGCGTGCACGCAGATCCTCGCGCGATTTTGGTCGCGTACGGCGGCTATTGCCGAGCTGATGACGCGCCCTCAGCTTGAATCGATGGGAAGTGAAATATCGACGTTCAGCAGGAGACGAGGCGTCTAGGAACGCGATGTCGGTCAATCGGCTGCGTGCGCTTCGCGAGCGCTGCTCGACGGGTTCGCGAGCGGCAAGTGATGCGCGTTCGTGTCGACGAGCGCGTGGAAGCGCAGGTGACGCTGACAGATGAACCACACTTCGTCTCGGTCGTTGGCGAGGATGAAGTACGCGTCGCTCGTCTCCGACGGGTTGAACATCCCGAGGACGCGGTACGCGGTGTGCTCGTTGAAGCCGCTGTCGAGCGGCTTGGGAATCGGGGCGCGCGGCCCTTCGAGTTGCTTGACGTGCACGAACAGGTGCGGATGAAACGCGAGCATGCCGCAGTGTGACCGTGGGCGCACGGCATGATGGTACGCATCCGAACGTCCTCAAGGGCGGGTCGAGGTTTCGTTCAGCGGTCCTCGACGTCGCGTGAGCACGCTCCGGCATCCGTGAGGACGAGCACAACGTCTCTTCAGCAAATTTGAGGAAGGGCAAAGACGAAGTAAAAGAGGCACGAGACATTACAAATCGAACGTTTCGTGGGCAGCCGTGGTGCCTTTGCTGGCGTAGGCGCTCACGACGTCTTGTGATGTGATTAGCCAGAGCTGGCAGATGGCATGATGCCCAACCGCCGACTGCGGTGTCCCTCCGATCTTCATCCGTGTACCTACGGCTGAGCTTGCCGCCGCCGGACCGGGGTCGGTGCGAGGACGTCTTCCGAGTGCGAAAGCGAAGGTCTTCGAGGAGCACCGTCAAAGGTGTGCTGAATACTACTATGCACGGCTATGATGAACAGGTGAGCTACCGCATAAAGTTGAGTGAGGAGAGTAGCAGCGGACTTCGCGCCGAATTGTACGCGATCTGCAAAGTCACGTCGCAGTTGATTCAAGGAGTGGCCGGAGCCGAACCTTCGTTTCGAGAAGTGTATACCGACACGGGCCAACGCCAAATTCGCTTCGTGCTCAACCAAGACAGCGTTGTGCTCGAACCGGGGATCTTGTCCTACGCGTGCGGCGCACTTCAGTTCGAAGTCGTGCAGCAACAGCAAGGCAACTTCTTTCAGCGCGCCGCACGGTCTTCCGGAGGTGGAGAGTCAGCGTTCGGGACACGCGTTACGGGCAGCGGTGAAGTCTGGACCGAGCC is a window from the Deinococcus yavapaiensis KR-236 genome containing:
- a CDS encoding C1 family peptidase, with the protein product MFTRLRMLIVWSAVLLTACGGGPSGTPPPPPLSDPLVQDNAWTGGRVAEAQQVTPEEFRRQVASGELELVSAASLARTAAARQQQYLEDRASLNNLPNKSPFLVALLAEANAKPNVEVDRVAKLPDGRVVRLNGLGVRLREAVEAREVSASASNALLDYTRSYALLPPEFQAQSVRPDSLRGESAERIKTALSAMNTLLGGASDLDGIRLASSADEPLKAALNAGNGTDTTGSCAPPSGLYASFWFPLKNFLSPIKDQGRRGTCWAFTTVAALDSREAVQRGAVSNLSEQFLVNKVKRDWAPSDDEDGYNAEKALLLLIVKSQVLPGEAGWTYNRSPSRPDDSYANSCAGYSGTCSDTAHQSERVCTTFIFDFCGYRRVTFGGPGVGANLPVQAWSSGDTFDLDRYRNLLANGHALMASFTVYRGFMDDASTGDGYVTNFAAKKLEGGVEVDGSYGGHAVLLVGYVDNLSISANPLLQNIPPAPGGGYFIAKNSWGCVTPGGSKVGDSGYWYVPVKYVQDYFNRLSYLDFDAQRSEAWTREQAAPGGGASITVKANPSRADLRVRTDVSQWFTVTHPVARSVDLRVSTDRGENIYQGNWNVGSGVFGQNLFFAFDTPGPRTVTVVARAGTIETRSSFITNVVNTSPIVMITSSGTARQGEPFPLAASIADPNEPDLSLVCAATHWSVDAPDVLSVGTGCQVSVRFGATGSRQVRVSTQDRDGAPASASATFSVQAPPVNPYPRITAAGVFGRDFVGGLLGCANKAVPSGQLIDLRDVACNAVTLPRYFAEVTVENPQNEALTYTWTLRFRNTITGRTDDVALSGATRANLSVKYGGPFPCSVIVQVNAPEPARSKQQTVWSGQCDSALPDVR
- a CDS encoding thermonuclease family protein; this encodes MTRVLLAVVALSLQTPTVARTTLGVPSVIDGDTLDIRGVRLHGVDAPESSRTCTKGGRTHSRGREVANALAEKVRDTTVACTQILARFWSRTAAIAELMTRPQLESMGSEISTFSRRRGV
- a CDS encoding RICIN domain-containing protein, with product MNNHVASLGVVLLGLVASLAHAQTSSQTYYRLQLKSNGQYLDADHCTATIGLNPGSTYAAGACQAWRLVSAGGGWYRLQLKSNGQYLDAAYCSAPITLNPGSTYADGACQLWRLVPAGNGWSRLQLKINLNYLDLNHCEGPLALNPGSTYANGDCQLWRLVRMPRP